One segment of Parvularcula sp. IMCC14364 DNA contains the following:
- a CDS encoding HPr family phosphocarrier protein, translating into MTAILVRDVEITNIRGLHARASSKFCAIAGSFDALVRVRRDGVEVGGCSIMGLMMLGAGKGTTIQITAEGPQAAEALDTLVRLVDERFGEGE; encoded by the coding sequence ATGACAGCCATTCTGGTCAGGGACGTCGAAATTACCAATATACGCGGGCTTCATGCGCGCGCCTCATCCAAATTCTGTGCTATTGCAGGCTCATTTGATGCCCTTGTTCGTGTGCGACGCGATGGTGTTGAGGTCGGAGGGTGTTCAATCATGGGGCTGATGATGCTGGGGGCCGGAAAGGGCACCACTATTCAGATCACAGCTGAGGGACCCCAGGCCGCCGAAGCACTGGATACGCTTGTTCGGCTGGTTGATGAGCGCTTCGGGGAAGGGGAGTAA
- a CDS encoding heavy-metal-associated domain-containing protein, whose amino-acid sequence MRNLFTFVLSTIAATALVAASPALSEEVESRPAAEIVSAEPDKEGRIIQATVDGMVCDFCAQSLTKVLMREDAVESVQISLEAQFVTITVKDGMSLSDEAVEKAIYWAGYDLTQITRA is encoded by the coding sequence ATGAGAAATCTTTTTACTTTTGTACTTTCTACTATAGCTGCAACCGCTTTGGTAGCAGCCTCGCCCGCATTGTCTGAAGAGGTGGAAAGCCGCCCGGCTGCCGAAATTGTCAGTGCAGAACCTGACAAGGAAGGTCGTATCATTCAGGCAACCGTTGACGGCATGGTGTGCGATTTCTGTGCGCAGTCTTTGACCAAGGTCCTGATGCGCGAGGACGCTGTCGAAAGTGTTCAGATCAGTCTGGAAGCACAGTTTGTCACCATCACCGTCAAGGATGGCATGTCCCTTTCTGACGAAGCGGTCGAAAAAGCGATCTACTGGGCGGGCTATGATCTAACGCAGATCACAAGAGCCTGA
- the lepB gene encoding signal peptidase I — MLKLWKKYRGDVQFFVVFLICFGLFRSVAFASYHIPSESMVPTLEVGDRIIVSKWPYGYSKHSVWFPFFSKLPDTNIRLLGNLPERGDVAVFKHTQDDIVMIKRVIGLPGDEISVIDGVLHVNGGAVERNPVRAYAYREHKGSVVRVRQYAEILPEGMRHTIIERSDTWRGDSAGPYFVPEGHVFMMGDNRDNSADSRFMSGLGFVPVEHLIGRAEMIFASTHGCTKEEGLECAPRRFVSPIH, encoded by the coding sequence GTGCTCAAACTCTGGAAAAAATATCGCGGGGATGTTCAGTTTTTCGTTGTATTTCTGATCTGCTTTGGGCTGTTCCGCTCTGTCGCTTTTGCGTCATACCACATCCCATCTGAAAGCATGGTACCAACACTGGAAGTTGGTGATCGTATCATTGTCAGCAAATGGCCTTACGGTTATTCCAAGCACTCCGTGTGGTTTCCGTTTTTTTCAAAATTGCCTGATACCAACATCCGCCTGCTCGGCAATTTACCAGAACGGGGCGATGTGGCAGTTTTCAAGCACACGCAGGATGACATTGTGATGATCAAGCGTGTCATAGGTTTGCCAGGCGACGAAATTTCCGTCATTGATGGTGTCTTGCATGTGAATGGCGGAGCTGTTGAACGCAATCCTGTGCGCGCTTATGCGTATCGGGAGCATAAAGGCAGTGTTGTGCGTGTCCGGCAGTATGCTGAGATATTGCCTGAGGGGATGCGCCATACAATCATTGAACGCAGCGACACATGGCGCGGCGATTCTGCAGGGCCATATTTCGTGCCAGAGGGGCATGTTTTCATGATGGGCGACAACCGCGACAATTCAGCGGATAGTCGCTTCATGTCCGGTCTTGGTTTCGTGCCAGTGGAACACCTGATCGGACGAGCAGAAATGATTTTTGCCTCAACGCATGGATGCACAAAGGAAGAGGGACTTGAATGTGCCCCGAGGCGCTTCGTCTCGCCGATTCACTAG
- a CDS encoding uracil-DNA glycosylase produces MTEAHPDEALRATLRWYADMGLDDVIGASPSDFSTWQNRGPVSAPQMQRKAPAPPSTMTNMSATQRPSNNARQTPAPVSGLDAPLPTDEAVARAQALAGGCESLAALRSAIQGFDGCPLKPGARNTVIDDGIEGAPLMVLGEAPGRDEDRIGKPFVGRAGQLLDRMLAAIGHSRFEDEMEAAYISNSIFWRPPGNRTPTRAEVAICLPFVLRLIELAQPKVLILVGNTPTQALFDSVPGITRARGLWRAHETSAGQVIPALPMFHPAFLLRQPLQKRLAWADLIEVRKKLKDA; encoded by the coding sequence ATGACAGAAGCACATCCTGACGAAGCCCTGCGCGCGACCCTGCGATGGTATGCCGATATGGGGCTGGATGACGTGATTGGCGCATCACCATCCGATTTTTCCACCTGGCAGAACCGGGGCCCTGTCAGTGCCCCCCAAATGCAACGCAAGGCACCTGCGCCACCTTCCACCATGACGAACATGTCAGCGACACAAAGGCCGAGCAACAACGCTAGGCAGACGCCTGCGCCTGTTTCCGGGCTGGATGCACCCCTGCCAACAGACGAAGCGGTTGCCCGCGCGCAGGCGCTGGCCGGTGGTTGTGAGTCACTAGCCGCGCTGCGCTCTGCCATACAAGGGTTTGATGGCTGCCCGTTAAAGCCGGGAGCGCGAAATACTGTCATTGATGATGGTATAGAAGGTGCTCCCCTGATGGTTCTGGGTGAAGCGCCCGGGCGGGATGAGGACAGGATCGGCAAGCCGTTTGTCGGGCGTGCCGGGCAGTTGCTGGACAGGATGCTTGCCGCCATTGGTCATTCCCGGTTTGAGGATGAAATGGAAGCCGCCTATATTTCCAATTCCATTTTCTGGCGCCCACCGGGCAATCGCACCCCCACTCGGGCTGAAGTGGCTATCTGCCTGCCCTTTGTCCTTCGCCTTATCGAACTGGCACAACCGAAAGTTTTGATCCTGGTAGGCAACACCCCGACGCAGGCCCTTTTTGATAGTGTGCCCGGCATAACCCGGGCACGCGGGCTGTGGCGTGCGCATGAAACTTCAGCCGGTCAGGTAATTCCTGCGTTGCCCATGTTTCATCCAGCCTTTCTATTGCGGCAGCCCTTACAGAAGCGCCTCGCCTGGGCAGACCTGATTGAAGTGCGTAAAAAGTTGAAAGACGCATAA
- a CDS encoding PTS sugar transporter subunit IIA, translating to MIGLVVVTHGNLADEFLKAAVHVVGQQPNMVAVCIGEDDDMERRREDILQAATSVGESGDGTIILTDMFGGTPSNLAISVMDKVGAEVIAGVNLPMLIKLAPEQFRTENNVKEAVTAAHEAGRKYINVASWVLSGDQAS from the coding sequence ATGATCGGCCTAGTGGTTGTGACGCACGGAAATCTGGCAGATGAATTTCTGAAAGCGGCTGTGCATGTGGTTGGTCAACAGCCGAATATGGTAGCCGTTTGTATCGGTGAAGATGATGACATGGAGCGTCGCCGGGAAGATATTCTGCAGGCTGCAACTTCTGTTGGAGAAAGCGGCGATGGAACGATCATCCTGACGGACATGTTTGGCGGGACACCCTCCAACCTTGCGATTTCAGTCATGGACAAGGTTGGCGCCGAAGTTATTGCCGGTGTGAATCTGCCTATGTTGATTAAACTTGCGCCAGAACAGTTCCGCACAGAGAATAATGTAAAAGAAGCTGTGACAGCGGCGCATGAAGCAGGTCGAAAATACATCAATGTAGCCTCATGGGTATTGTCCGGAGATCAAGCCAGCTGA